AAAGATCGCCTTCACCGAGCGACTGCATCGGCTTGATGATCGATGCGATTCCGCGCGACACGTCGCGCACGAGGTAGTAGGCCGCACCGATCGCGATCACGACCGAGAGCACGATGATGCCGACCAGCACGCGGAAGATGGTGGCATAGCTTTCGGCGGCCTGCTTCGTTTCTAGCTCGGCGCCATGGTTGTTCAACTCGATGCCCTTCTGGAGCAGGGGATCTGCCGCCTGGGCCATCTTCGCGACCTTGGTCTGCAACATCTCGTTGGCGTCGGTCGGGAACTTGCCGGGGCTCTTGCGCGACAGCGCCATCGTCTCCTGAACGCCGGTCAGGTAGTCCGCCCAGGCCTTGGTCCACTGTTCGTAGATCGAGCGCTCTTCCGGCGAGGTGATCAGGCTCTCATAGACCTTGCGGGTCGCCTCGATGCGGTCGCGTAGAGGAATCATGCGCTTCTCTGCGGCCTCCTTGCCCTCGATGCTCTCCTGCATGAGATGCAGACGAAGGACGACGCGCAGCTCGTTGATATCGGCACGCATCGAGCCGAGCGCGCGCACGCTCGGCAGCCAGCTCTCTGCGATCTCGACGGTATGGGAATTGATGTTCTGCATCGTGCCGATCGCCACAACGCCGATGCCGGCGAGGGAGAGCACGAGGACCGACAACACGGTCAGAAGCTTGAACACGATCGACAACTTCGACATCACGACAAATCCCGATGGTACCTGAGAGCACAAGTCACCCGCGCCGCGACCATCCCGAACGACGGTGGGCGGAAGTCATTCCAACAATGCTGGCTGGTTCTTATCCCGTAAGATTGGGCCCATAGTTGCAAACAGGCGTTAACAGGAACCTACGTGGAACTGCCTCATGCGCCGCCGCTGGCGCTATCTATTCTGCAACCATGTGTTGTATTACAACGAATATCACGCCGCGTCGCACCAGCGCACCGTCAGGTGTGTGGTTCGAACAGCGACAGCTGACGGACTCAGGCTGCCCGCACGGACTCCAGGAAGCGCGCGACCTCGCTCTTCAGACGGTTGCTCTCCCGTGACAGCGACTGCGCGGACGAATGCACCTGCGCCGAGGCAGCCCCGGTCTCGCCCGCGCCGCGCTGAACCTCGCCGATATTGGCGGAAACTTCCGAAGTGCCGTGCGCGGCGTGCTGGATGTTGCGGGAGATCTCCTGCGTGGCGGCTCCCTGCTCCTCGACCGCGGCGGCGATGGTCGAGGATATCTCCGACATCCGCGCGATGGTGTCGCCGATCTCCTTGATCGCGCCGACGGAGTCCTGCGTCGCGGTCTGGATCGCGCCGATGTGCTGGCTGATCTCGCCGGTCGCCTTCGCAGTCTGCTCGGCCAGCGCCTTCACTTCGCTCGCCACCACGGCGAAGCCCCTGCCGGCCTCACCGGCACGCGCGGCTTCGATCGTCGCGTTGAGCGCCAGGAGATTGGTCTGGCCGGCGATGGTGCTGATGAGATCGACGACGTCGCCGATGCGACCCGCTGCCTTTGTCAACTCGCCGACGCGTGCATTGGTGCGCTGCGCCTGCTCGACCGCGACGTCGGCGACGCGGGCCGATTCCTGCACCTGACGACCGATCTCGGAGATCGACGACGTCATCTCCTCGCTCGCCGACGATACCGACTGCACGTTGGCGGAGGTCTCCTCCGAAGCCGACGCAACGGAGGTGGCGAGCCCTTTGGAGCGCTCGGCCGCAAGGGTCAGCGTGTTGGAGGAGGCCTCGAGCTCGTTTGCCGCCGATGAGACGGTCTCGACGATCTCGCCGACCGCCCCCTCGAAATCATCAGCGAGCCGCTTCATATCCGCCTTGCGCTGCGCACGTCGCCGCGTGTCGGCTTCCGCCTGCCCGGCGCGCAGCCGCTCCGCCTCCGTCATGTTGGACCGGAACACCTCGACCGCGCCGGCCATCTGGCCGATCTCGTCCCTCCGTCCGACGCCGGGAACGGCAATCGTGAGCTCGCCGCGCGCAAGTCGCGTCATCGCATCGACCATGCCGGACAGGGCCTTCGAGATCGAGCGTCCGAGCAAAAAGCTGATCGCCGCAAGCACAACGACAGTGACGAGAAAGGCGATCACCATCCAGAACCTGACGGCGTCGCGGGTCGCAGCTTCGGCCGCGTCGGCGTGCCTGTACATGGCATCGACGCTGGTTCGCACCTCGACCATCACCGGCGCGAGCTCGCGAAAGGTCTTCATCATCGAGGCGTCGAGAGCCGCGCTTTGTTGTGCAGTGTCAGCCCAGGCCGCGAATTCGGACAGGTATTTCTGGAGCTTGGCCGTGATGTCGTTCATCACCGCCGTCGGGACGGCGACGACCTCGATCGCATTGGAGAATTCAGCCGCGTCCTTCTTCACCTCGGCGAGATATTTGGGGTCGCGCCGCAGCATGAAGTCCATTTCGTGCCGGCGCATCGTCAGCAGCCAACTCGTCGACCTGGGATCGTCGACTTCCTTCAGCTTCGCCTCGATGTCGTCCACTGCGGCACGCAGCGAGCCGGACAGGCCGAGCGTCTCGTTCAGGCCGAGCCGGGTTTCGGCGGCGACCAGCGCGTTGAAATCCGCGGTGTAACGCTTGAAGCCCTCCTGGGCCTGCTTCGTCTTGTCAGACAGGGCGACCGTGCCCCCGCCCGACATCAGCCGTTCGATCTCGCCGAAATCGCGATTGATCGGGCCGATCAGCTCGGCATGGGCCTTGGCATAGCTCTCGTTGCGGCGTTGCTGAAAATTCTTTTCGTTGCGGCGTGCCTCCAGCATCTCGATCGAGAGCTGCTTGCTGAGGTCGGCGATCGCGCGGGCGCGGTTGGCAACGTCGCGGGAGGCGTCCTGGGAAAGACTGCCGATCTCATAGATCGCGCCGAAGGCGACCAAACCGACGAGACCGAAAAGCCCGATCGCCATCACCCTGTGGGTCAGGCGGATGGAAAGGCCGCTCATGAATGTGCTCCAAAGGCCAGGACATGATGGAGGCGGACGACTCAACGCCCCGGAATATTGCGGGAGGATCATGCCAGCGTCGCTTTTCCGGAAGGTTAACCCTGCGCCGCATTTGTCGTCGCACCGCAATATACTCGCACGCAAACGCCGCGCGATTGGGCGCGACGGTTGCGAGCGGTGTCAGTCGAGAGATGGCGGCGTCAGGCCGCGCGAACGGTGCCCAGGAACTTGCTGACCTCGACCTTGAGGCGATTGCTGTCGCCGGACAGCATCTGGGCCGCCGACAGCACTTGCGAGGATGCCGAGCCGGTCTCGCTCGCCCCGCGCTGCACGTCGGTGATGTTGGACGACACCTGATGAGTGCCCTCCGCCGCCTGCTGCACGTTGCGGGAGATCTCCTGCGTAGCCGCGCCCTGCTCCTCGACGGCGGCCGCGATGGTCGAGGAGATCTCGGACAATTTTTCGATGGTGTCGCTGATCTCCTTGATGGCGCCGACCGATTGCTCGGTCGCGGCCTGGATGCCGGTAATCTGCTGACCGATCTCGCCGGTCGCTTTCGCCGTCTGCTCGGCGAGCGCCTTGACCTCCGAGGCGACGACCGCAAAGCCGCGGCCGGCTTCACCCGCGCGCGCCGCCTCGATCGTGGCGTTGAGCGCCAGCAGATTGGTCTGGCCCGCAATCGTGTTGATCAGTTCGACCACGTCGCCGATCCGCGTTGCCGCCATCGACAGTTCGCTCATCCGCTCGGTCGTGACGCGCGCCTGGCCGACCGCCTCGTTGGCAACACGCGCGGACTGCTGGACCTGCCGGCTGATCTCGTTGATCGATGACGAGAGTTCCTCCGTTGCCGATGCCACCGACTGGACGTTGGCGGAAGCTTCCTCGGAGGCCGCTGCGACCACGGTGGCTAGCCCCTGCCCGCGCTCGGCTGTCGAGGTCAATGTCGAGGCCGAAGCCTCGAGCTCGGTTGCGGCGGAGGATACGGTCTCGACGATCTCGCCGATCGCGGATTCGAAGCTGTCGGCAAGCTTGTGCATCTCGGCCTTGCGCTGCGCCGCGGCCGCCTGATCCTGCCTGATCTTGGCCTCGGCTTCGTCGCGGGCCTTCTGTTCGGAGACGATCTTGAACTTCTCGACAGCCGCAGCGACGCCGCCGACCTCGTCCTTGCGGCCAAGACCCGGCAGCACGACGGAAAAGTCGCCGCCGGCGAGCTTGTCCATGGCGATCGTAAGCGCGCGGATCGGCCGCGCGATGGACAGGAAGGACATCAGCCAAGAGCCGATCAGGATGATCACGGCGCAGATGCCGACCATCAGCCCGATCTCCTCGCCCGAGGTCATCGCCTGCAACGCACCGGCGACTTCCTCCTCGCTCCTGTGTTTGGCGAAATCGGCAACCTGACCGGTCAACTGATCCAGTTCGGCCGCGATTGGTAGTGTGCCTTCGCGGGCAAGACGCGCTGCGTCTTCGGCAAACTTGGCGACACGCGCAGCTGCATCCGGCCCGGTGAGGGCGAGCGCCTCGCCGCGGACCGATGCGACTTGCTTCGCTCCCTTGACGTAGTTCGCGCCGAGACCGCTGAGCCTTTCGATACGCGCCCGGTTTTCCGGCGCCCGCGACAGCTTCAGCATCTGTTCGACGACCCGCGCAAAGGTCTTGGAACGTTCGATGAGCGCGTCACCCGCATTTTGCAACTCGCCTGGATTGTTCGCGAGCCTGATGTCGCGGACGGCGAGTTGCATGCTGCGCGCCGCAAGCTTGGCTTCGACCGCCTCGCGTGCAAGCTGCTGCTGCGCGACCGCGGCCTCGCTAGCCCGGCGCACGTTGCCGTTGCCGATGAACTGGCTCGCGTTCAACGCGATGACCAGGAGAATGCCGAACGCCGACGCAACAGCCAGCTTGGTCCCGATCCGCAAATTCTGAATGAGGCTCAACATGGGCACGCTTTCCTTCGGGAATGCGCAGCCAAGTCATTGTCGGCTGCCCTCGGCGTTGATCGCCCTTGCCCAAAAACTGAGCGCCTGTCGTTCCGATTTGGTTAACAACAAATCCCGGACAAATACTGGATGGCGGTCAAATGGCCGATAAAACAAGCACGTAGCACGCGCTTAACAAGTTAATCACACGCGGTGATCGGGGCCGCCATCCCGGCGTGGCTCAATGACGGACGCGCACGCGGCATCGGCACCCCGCGAATTTGCAGATGGCGTCCTAACTAGCTTTCATCCGCAGTGGTGTCAGCGCAGCACAAGGTTTCGCCGACCAGGCTGACGCGAAAGACCGGCTTCTTGTTCTCGTCGAGAAGCTCCATGCTCCACTTCGCATTCGGCTTCAGATTGCGCGCGATGCTGCCAAGCAGATTGGCGCAGACCTCGGTCATCTCGGTCCACGCGGCGGCGCGATCCTCGAACTCATAAGGCTGATCAGCGGCGCCGGAATAGCGCCCGGTGCTGATGCGAAAGAAATACAGCGACATGTTTGAACCCTTCGTAGGGCAGCCCCCCGGCCGTTACGCAAGGCTGGGGCGCCAGTCGCTACCAAGGCATAAAAACCACGGGCCGTATCACTACGGCGTCGCGGCTTCGCGTACGGTGCATTGGTCAAAGGCAGGTAAATTGTGCGCGCAGCTTTACTGCCGGACATCACTCGGTCGAGCGGCGCAACTCGAGCGGACCGTCGTTCTTCGTTTCGGATTTCGGCTCGGACTTGGCTACCGACTTCACCGGTTCGATCCGGCTGCTCTCGACCCGCGGCGTCTCGACGCGCGTTGCGACTTCGGTGCTCGGCGTATTGACCGAACCGGTGGTCTGCTCGGACCTGCGCAGCGAGCGCGGCCGGGCAACGGCGCGCGCCATCAGCATCTGATTGCCGCCCTGGTGATGAAAGTCGCAATAAGCGAAACCCATGCCCGAGACGGAGCCGCGGAAGCTGCGATCGTCGGTCTTTTCGAGGTTGAAACAAGGCTCGAACGGAATGCCCTTGATCGAGGCGCAGACATTCTGGCCGCGGATCTGGAGCGTGTTGCCGGGAAGGCGGATGTGGCGTACGGGGCCCGAGCCGGAGAACTGCACCGCGCCGGCGGCGCCGAGATCATCGAGGATGCGACCCGCACCGCGGGTGCCGTCGAAGCAGGTGAAGGCGAAGACCTTGCCGGCGACGAAACGCCGCGCCTCGTCGGCGTTCATGCTCCCGGCCAAAGCGATGGCCGGCGCAAACGTCATGACAGCCCCCAACACGATACGCGCAAGCATGCACAACTCCGAACCAACCACGCAGCGGGCGATGCCTTATCTCTTTACCCGCTGCTTACCATACTAACCATGGCGACATTGAAGCAGCTTGGTTGGTAAAGTCTGAACGCCGTTAGACGATTTTTACCACGATGCGGCCGCGGACCTGGCCGGCCAGGATTTTCGCACCCCATTCCGAGACTTCGCCAAGCGAAATTTCCGTAGTAATTTCAGATAGTTTCGACCGATCGAGATCGGAGGCGAGGCGCTGCCAGGCGGCTTTTCGCGGCGGAAGCGGGCACATCACGGAATCGATGCCGAGAAGGCACACCCCGCGCAAAATGAAGGGTGCGACAGAAGTCGGCAGGTCCATGCCGGCCGCGAGACCGCAAGCGGCGATGGCGCCACCATACTTGGTCATCGAGAGGAGATTCGCGAGCGTGGTCGAGCCGACGCTGTCGACGCCGCCCGCCCAGCGCTCCTTGGCGAGCGGTTTTGCCGGGCCCGACAATTCATTGCGGTCGATCACCTCGGCGGCCCCCAGGCTCTTCAGGTAATCGGCCTCGGAAGCCCTGCCCGTCGAGGCGATGACGTGATAGCCGAGCTTCGACAATACGGCTGTCGCAACCGAGCCGACACCGCCGGCGGCGCCCGTGACCACCACGGGGCCACTCTTCGGCGACAGGCCATGCTTCTCCAGCGCCAGCACGGACAGCATTGCCGTGAAGCCGGCAGTACCGATCGCCATGGCATCGCGCGCCGACAGGCCCTGCGGCAGGGCCACCAGCCAGTCGCCCTTCACCCGCGCCTTCTCGGCATAGGCGCCGAGATGGGTCTCGCCCATGCCCCAGCCGGTACAGACGACCGTGTCGCCCGCCTTCCACTGCGGGTGCGACGAGGCTTCGACCGTACCGGCGAAATCGATGCCGGCGATCATCGGGAAGCGGCGCACCACCGGCGCCTTGCCCGTCAGCGCGAGGCCGTCCTTGTAGTTCAGCGTCGACCATTCGACGCGGACTGTCACGTCGCCATCCATCAGTTCGGCCTCGTCGAACTGTGTGAGCGCGGCGGTGGTGCCCTTGTCCGCCTTGTCGATCCTGATCGCCTTGAATGTGGCCACGGCTTGAACTCCCTGACTTGTTTGACCGGGATGTTTAGCCGATCAGGCAGGCTGCGCAACCATCCGTGCCACCGGCTTCTCCACGATCGGAAGGTTGATCAGCGCCGAGAGGATGCCGAACAGGATCGAAAGCCACCAGATCGGCGTGTAGGAACCGAACTTCTCGAACACGATACCGCCCAGCCAGACCCCGAGGAAGCCGCCGACCTGATGGCTGACGAAGGCGAAGCCATAGAGCGTGGCCAGCCAGCGCGTGCCGAACATCAGCGCCACCAGCGCCGAAGTTGGCGGCACCGTCGAGAGCCAGGTCAGGCCGGAGACCGCGCCGAATGCGATGGCCGAGAACGGCGTGATCGGGAACGAGATGAAGGCGAGCGTTGCCAACGCGCGGGTAAAATAGATGGCGGAGAGGATGTAGCGCTTGGGCAGCGAGTTCTGGAGGTAGCCGACGCTGAGCGAGCCCATGATGTTGAACAGGCCGATCGCGGCAATCACCCAGCCACCAGTTTG
The genomic region above belongs to Bradyrhizobium sp. CCBAU 53338 and contains:
- a CDS encoding methyl-accepting chemotaxis protein, whose protein sequence is MLSLIQNLRIGTKLAVASAFGILLVIALNASQFIGNGNVRRASEAAVAQQQLAREAVEAKLAARSMQLAVRDIRLANNPGELQNAGDALIERSKTFARVVEQMLKLSRAPENRARIERLSGLGANYVKGAKQVASVRGEALALTGPDAAARVAKFAEDAARLAREGTLPIAAELDQLTGQVADFAKHRSEEEVAGALQAMTSGEEIGLMVGICAVIILIGSWLMSFLSIARPIRALTIAMDKLAGGDFSVVLPGLGRKDEVGGVAAAVEKFKIVSEQKARDEAEAKIRQDQAAAAQRKAEMHKLADSFESAIGEIVETVSSAATELEASASTLTSTAERGQGLATVVAAASEEASANVQSVASATEELSSSINEISRQVQQSARVANEAVGQARVTTERMSELSMAATRIGDVVELINTIAGQTNLLALNATIEAARAGEAGRGFAVVASEVKALAEQTAKATGEIGQQITGIQAATEQSVGAIKEISDTIEKLSEISSTIAAAVEEQGAATQEISRNVQQAAEGTHQVSSNITDVQRGASETGSASSQVLSAAQMLSGDSNRLKVEVSKFLGTVRAA
- a CDS encoding MDR family oxidoreductase; protein product: MATFKAIRIDKADKGTTAALTQFDEAELMDGDVTVRVEWSTLNYKDGLALTGKAPVVRRFPMIAGIDFAGTVEASSHPQWKAGDTVVCTGWGMGETHLGAYAEKARVKGDWLVALPQGLSARDAMAIGTAGFTAMLSVLALEKHGLSPKSGPVVVTGAAGGVGSVATAVLSKLGYHVIASTGRASEADYLKSLGAAEVIDRNELSGPAKPLAKERWAGGVDSVGSTTLANLLSMTKYGGAIAACGLAAGMDLPTSVAPFILRGVCLLGIDSVMCPLPPRKAAWQRLASDLDRSKLSEITTEISLGEVSEWGAKILAGQVRGRIVVKIV
- a CDS encoding methyl-accepting chemotaxis protein produces the protein MSGLSIRLTHRVMAIGLFGLVGLVAFGAIYEIGSLSQDASRDVANRARAIADLSKQLSIEMLEARRNEKNFQQRRNESYAKAHAELIGPINRDFGEIERLMSGGGTVALSDKTKQAQEGFKRYTADFNALVAAETRLGLNETLGLSGSLRAAVDDIEAKLKEVDDPRSTSWLLTMRRHEMDFMLRRDPKYLAEVKKDAAEFSNAIEVVAVPTAVMNDITAKLQKYLSEFAAWADTAQQSAALDASMMKTFRELAPVMVEVRTSVDAMYRHADAAEAATRDAVRFWMVIAFLVTVVVLAAISFLLGRSISKALSGMVDAMTRLARGELTIAVPGVGRRDEIGQMAGAVEVFRSNMTEAERLRAGQAEADTRRRAQRKADMKRLADDFEGAVGEIVETVSSAANELEASSNTLTLAAERSKGLATSVASASEETSANVQSVSSASEEMTSSISEIGRQVQESARVADVAVEQAQRTNARVGELTKAAGRIGDVVDLISTIAGQTNLLALNATIEAARAGEAGRGFAVVASEVKALAEQTAKATGEISQHIGAIQTATQDSVGAIKEIGDTIARMSEISSTIAAAVEEQGAATQEISRNIQHAAHGTSEVSANIGEVQRGAGETGAASAQVHSSAQSLSRESNRLKSEVARFLESVRAA